The Polaromonas sp. SP1 DNA window TCACCGGCGCAGCCGCGCCTGATGAAGGGCGCCGGCTCTACGACTACTTTGTGGTCCAGGCGCGGGCGCTGCATCCTGAAGTGCAAACAGGCCAGTTTGCCGCCGACATGAAGGTGCACCTGGTCAATGACGGGCCGGTGACGATTCCGCTGCAGATCGCAGCGGGCGTTTGAAACGCTTGCCCTGGCGGCTATTTGCTATCAAATAAATAGCTATGGGCCAAGGTGGTGATTGGGCTGGAGGCCTTTTTTGCTTAAATTTCAGCGATAGGGGTTCTTGAAACCCAAGCCCGCCAGGATGCGGATTTCCTCCGCCTCCATGGCCTCGGCGTCTTCTTCGCCGGTTTCGTGGTCCCAGCCCTGCGCATGCAGCGTGCCGTGCACCAGCAAATGCGCATAGTGGGCCTGCAGCGTTTTTTTGTTTTCTTTTGCCTCTTGGGCCACCACCGGGGCGCACAGCACCAGGTCGGCGGTCACCACGGGCTCTTGCGTGTAATCGAAGGTCAGCACATTGGTGGCGTAGTCGCGCTGGCGGTAGTCGCGGTTCAGCGCCTGGCCTTCTTCGGCGTCGACGATGCGCACGGTGATCTCGCCGTCGACCTCAAGCGCATGGCGGATCCAGCGGGCCACGCTGTGGCGCGGCAGGGCGGCGCGGTGGCGGGCGGCGTCTTTCAGCTCACCAAACTGCAGCGACAGGCTGAGCTGCTTAAGAGCCATTGCGGCTCCGGGCGCTGGCGCGGCGGGCCGGGGCGGCAACGGGTTCAGCGTCGGCTTCGCCGGCGGGCCCTGCGGCACCTGGTGATTTGTCATACGCATCCACAATGCGGGCGACCAGCGGGTGGCGCACCACGTCGGCGCTCGTCAGGCGGGTGATCGCAATGCCTTTGACGCGCTTGAGCACGCGCTCGGCGTCTACCAGGCCGCTCAGTTGCGTGCGCGGCAAATCGACCTGGCTCACGTCGCCCGTCACCACGGCCTTGCTGCCAAAGCCGATGCGCGTCAAAAACATCTTCATCTGTTCGGGCGTGGTGTTCTGCGCTTCGTCGAGGATCACGAAGGCATGGTTCAGCGTGCGGCCGCGCATGAAGGCGAGCGGCGCGATTTCGATCTGCTGGCGCTCAAAGGCCTTTTGCACGCGCTCAAAACCCATCAATTCGTGCAGCGCGTCATACAGCGGGCGCAGGTAAGGGTCCACCTTCTGGCTCAAATCGCCCGGCAAAAAGCCCAGGCGTTCGCCGGCCTCGACGGCAGGACGGGTCAGCACAATGCGTTGCACCGTGCTGCGCTCCAGTGCATCCACCGCGCAGGCCACGGCCAGGTAGGTCTTGCCGGTGCCGGCAGGGCCTATACCGAAGGTGATGTCGTGCGTGGCGATGTTTTCCAGGTAGGTGCCCTGGTTGGTGGTGCGGGCGCGCAGGTCGGCGCGCCGGGTGGAGAGCGCCATGCCGCCGTCGGCTGCGGTGCTCAGCGCCGTATCCCCTGCGAGCATCAGCTGCACGGTTTCAGGCTCGATGGGGCGCTGGGCGATTTCGTACAGGGCCTGCAGCACCTCCAGCGCCTGGTTCGCCTTCACCTTGGTGCCGTCGATCTTGAACTGCTCGAAGCGGTGCGCAATCGTGACATCCAGCGCCACCTCGATGGTGCGGATATGGCTGTCCATGGGGCCGCACAGGTGGCCCATGCGGGTGTTGTTGGGCGGCGTGAAGGTGTGGCGAAGAATCAAGGCGGTGGGTTTCCTGGAAAAGAGGGCCGATGAAGGGCGAAAAACGCAATTGTCCGCCCAAACGTGCGCCTGCGCCCGACTGATAAGATTTGCCCATGATTGGAAGACTCTCTGGCCAGCTGGCCGAAAAAAATCCCCCGGAAATCCTGGTGGACTGCAACGGCGTCGGCTATGAAGTGCTGGTGCCCATGAGCACCTTCTACAACCTGCCCGCCCTGGGCGAAAAAGTCAGCCTGCTGACGCATTTTGTGGTGCGCGAAGACGCACAAATCCTCTACGGCTTCGGCAGCGGCACCGAGCGCGCCGCCTTCCGCCAGCTCATCAAGATTTCCGGCGTCGGCCCGCGCACCGCACTCAGCGTGCTCAGCGGCATGAGCGTCGAAGAGCTCTCGCAAGCCGTCACCCAGCAGGAAGC harbors:
- the ruvA gene encoding Holliday junction branch migration protein RuvA, which produces MIGRLSGQLAEKNPPEILVDCNGVGYEVLVPMSTFYNLPALGEKVSLLTHFVVREDAQILYGFGSGTERAAFRQLIKISGVGPRTALSVLSGMSVEELSQAVTQQEAGRIIKVPGIGKKTAERLLLELKGKLGADIGIQVSVANDAQSDILQALVALGYSDRDAALALKALPKDIGVSDGIKLALKALAK
- the ybeY gene encoding rRNA maturation RNase YbeY produces the protein MALKQLSLSLQFGELKDAARHRAALPRHSVARWIRHALEVDGEITVRIVDAEEGQALNRDYRQRDYATNVLTFDYTQEPVVTADLVLCAPVVAQEAKENKKTLQAHYAHLLVHGTLHAQGWDHETGEEDAEAMEAEEIRILAGLGFKNPYR
- a CDS encoding PhoH family protein translates to MILRHTFTPPNNTRMGHLCGPMDSHIRTIEVALDVTIAHRFEQFKIDGTKVKANQALEVLQALYEIAQRPIEPETVQLMLAGDTALSTAADGGMALSTRRADLRARTTNQGTYLENIATHDITFGIGPAGTGKTYLAVACAVDALERSTVQRIVLTRPAVEAGERLGFLPGDLSQKVDPYLRPLYDALHELMGFERVQKAFERQQIEIAPLAFMRGRTLNHAFVILDEAQNTTPEQMKMFLTRIGFGSKAVVTGDVSQVDLPRTQLSGLVDAERVLKRVKGIAITRLTSADVVRHPLVARIVDAYDKSPGAAGPAGEADAEPVAAPARRASARSRNGS